The following proteins come from a genomic window of Flavobacteriaceae bacterium MAR_2010_188:
- a CDS encoding Sugar phosphate isomerase/epimerase, whose translation MNTIKGPAIFLAQFMDEKEPFNSLEGLCKWASDLGYIGIQMPTLDKRLIDLEKAAESQTYCDELIGKVGSYGLVITELSTHIQGQLVAVHPAHDIMFDVFVPDQLKGKPKERTKWAIEQCKLAAKASKNLGLTAHATFSGSLLWPAVHPWPQQPKGLIEMGFKELADRWIPILDVFDENGVDVCYEVHPVEDIHDGVTFERFLKATNNHKRVNILYDPSHFVLQQLNYIEYIDHYHEFIKMFHVKDSEFNPTGKKGTFGGYGDWKDRAGRYRSPGDGQIEWNKVFSKLTEYGCDVWAVLEWECVIKSPEQGAREGAPFIKKHIIEATDKAFDDFAGSDKTDENQLRKILGI comes from the coding sequence ATGAATACAATAAAAGGGCCTGCTATTTTTTTAGCACAGTTTATGGATGAGAAAGAACCTTTCAATTCATTGGAAGGCTTATGTAAATGGGCAAGCGACCTTGGTTATATCGGTATCCAAATGCCGACTTTGGACAAACGGCTCATAGACCTAGAAAAGGCAGCAGAAAGTCAGACTTATTGTGATGAACTTATCGGAAAGGTTGGTTCGTACGGACTTGTAATTACAGAACTTTCTACCCATATACAGGGGCAATTGGTAGCAGTTCATCCTGCGCACGATATCATGTTCGATGTCTTTGTGCCAGACCAATTAAAAGGCAAACCAAAAGAGCGTACAAAGTGGGCAATCGAGCAATGCAAGCTTGCAGCAAAAGCAAGTAAAAACTTAGGATTGACCGCGCATGCCACATTTTCTGGTTCGCTTCTTTGGCCAGCGGTGCATCCGTGGCCTCAGCAACCGAAAGGTTTGATAGAGATGGGTTTTAAGGAATTGGCAGATCGTTGGATTCCGATATTAGATGTTTTTGATGAAAATGGAGTTGACGTCTGTTATGAGGTGCATCCGGTTGAAGATATTCACGACGGTGTAACTTTTGAAAGATTTTTGAAGGCTACCAATAACCACAAAAGAGTGAATATCCTTTATGATCCTTCGCATTTCGTGCTTCAACAATTAAATTATATTGAATATATAGACCATTATCACGAGTTTATAAAAATGTTCCATGTAAAGGATTCCGAGTTTAACCCAACCGGTAAAAAAGGAACCTTTGGAGGCTATGGCGACTGGAAGGATAGAGCGGGCAGATATCGCTCACCTGGCGATGGACAGATAGAGTGGAACAAAGTGTTTTCTAAGCTAACCGAGTACGGCTGTGACGTATGGGCAGTTTTAGAGTGGGAATGCGTAATAAAAAGTCCGGAGCAAGGTGCAAGGGAAGGTGCGCCATTTATAAAGAAACATATTATCGAAGCAACTGATAAGGCGTTTGATGACTTTGCAGGAAGCGATAAAACGGACGAAAACCAACTAAG
- a CDS encoding Predicted dehydrogenase, with the protein MSQKIRLGILGGGGDSLIGILHRVASSMFDKYQLVGGAFNPDLNESRAFAEKIGIPTDRVYKDIDQLIEKELAMPKEKRMQVVSILTPNFLHFPMAKKLLENGFNVICEKPMTTTFEEAIILNKTLQATKAVFAVTYTYTGYPMVRQMREMIKNGAIGKVQKLDAQYYQGWINPIIHDKEKRSSTWRLNPEKSGISCCIGDIGTHAFDMLEYVSGLKINSVLADLNMLYSDNKMDIDGTVLLRATNDVKGVICTSQIATGEENSFIVKVYGDKAGLKWEQENPNYLYLMEEGKPLQVLKPGHSYNSELSLDGTKLPPGHPEGIFDSMGNIYKGVAKAINGETYDHGEFPTMIDGLRGMSFIEKAVESHHRGNVWVNIQEN; encoded by the coding sequence ATGAGCCAAAAGATTAGATTAGGAATATTAGGAGGCGGAGGCGATTCGTTAATAGGAATTTTACATAGGGTGGCATCATCCATGTTCGATAAATACCAATTGGTTGGTGGGGCATTCAATCCCGACCTTAATGAAAGTAGGGCTTTTGCTGAAAAAATAGGCATACCTACCGACAGGGTTTACAAGGATATTGATCAGTTGATCGAGAAAGAGCTGGCCATGCCAAAAGAAAAAAGGATGCAGGTGGTTTCAATATTAACGCCTAATTTCTTGCATTTTCCAATGGCAAAAAAGTTATTGGAAAATGGGTTTAACGTCATTTGTGAAAAACCAATGACAACCACTTTCGAGGAAGCTATAATCCTTAATAAAACCCTTCAAGCTACCAAAGCAGTTTTTGCTGTCACCTACACTTATACGGGTTATCCGATGGTAAGGCAGATGCGAGAAATGATAAAGAATGGAGCAATCGGAAAGGTTCAAAAACTTGATGCGCAGTATTATCAGGGCTGGATTAATCCTATTATTCACGATAAGGAAAAACGCAGTTCTACTTGGCGCTTAAATCCAGAGAAATCTGGGATTAGCTGCTGCATAGGAGATATCGGGACACACGCTTTCGATATGTTAGAGTATGTTTCAGGATTAAAAATAAATTCGGTCTTGGCAGATTTAAATATGCTTTATTCCGACAACAAAATGGATATCGACGGAACTGTACTTCTCCGTGCGACCAATGATGTAAAAGGAGTCATTTGTACCAGCCAGATTGCGACCGGTGAAGAAAATAGTTTTATCGTTAAAGTATATGGCGACAAAGCTGGGTTAAAATGGGAACAAGAAAACCCTAACTACCTTTATCTAATGGAAGAAGGTAAGCCGCTTCAGGTTTTAAAACCAGGTCATTCTTATAATAGTGAGCTTTCTTTGGACGGTACTAAACTTCCTCCAGGACACCCGGAAGGTATTTTCGATTCAATGGGAAATATCTATAAGGGAGTGGCAAAAGCAATTAATGGTGAAACCTACGACCATGGAGAATTTCCAACGATGATTGATGGTTTAAGAGGAATGAGTTTTATTGAGAAAGCAGTAGAATCTCACCACAGAGGAAACGTTTGGGTAAACATTCAAGAGAATTAA
- a CDS encoding nucleoside transporter, with product MKKSTQFQLSFMMFLEFFIWGGWFVTLGTFLGSNLNATGGETAMAYSTQSWGAIIAPFIIGLIADKYFNAEKILGVLHIIGAVLMYMMSITDDFATFYPYILGYMIAYMPTLALVNSVSFNQMKDPEKEFSFIRVWGTIGWIVAGLAISYLFNWDSPDGIQSGLLQNTFLMTAIASAVLGVFSFTLPKTPPSGKNEKVSISDILGLEAIKLLYNRNFLVFFISSILICIPLAFYYQYTNPFLAEIGVSNPTGKMTIGQISEVLFMLLLPVFFKRFGFKWTLLAGMIAWAVRYFLFAYGNEGELMFMLLFGIALHGMCYDFFFVSGQIYTDSKAGPKIKSAAQGLITLATYGVGMLIGFWVAGKIADSYIIEDGLHSWQDIWIFPALFAIGVMILFAVFFKNEKVDYETSEIIEKVNEPKD from the coding sequence ATGAAAAAATCGACTCAGTTTCAGCTGTCCTTTATGATGTTCTTAGAATTCTTCATATGGGGTGGTTGGTTTGTTACTCTTGGTACTTTTTTGGGAAGTAATTTAAATGCCACTGGTGGTGAAACGGCCATGGCATATAGTACCCAATCTTGGGGCGCTATAATTGCTCCTTTTATAATTGGTCTCATTGCAGATAAATATTTTAATGCTGAAAAGATTCTTGGAGTCCTTCATATTATAGGGGCAGTTTTAATGTACATGATGTCCATTACCGACGATTTTGCTACATTTTACCCATATATTTTAGGTTATATGATTGCCTATATGCCGACTTTAGCTTTAGTAAATTCGGTTTCTTTCAACCAAATGAAGGATCCGGAAAAAGAATTTTCATTTATTAGAGTTTGGGGAACGATCGGCTGGATTGTCGCAGGTCTTGCCATCAGTTATTTATTCAATTGGGATTCTCCCGATGGGATACAAAGCGGACTGCTACAAAATACATTTTTAATGACCGCTATTGCGTCTGCAGTGTTGGGAGTTTTCAGCTTTACTTTGCCTAAAACCCCTCCTAGCGGTAAAAATGAAAAAGTATCGATCTCAGATATTTTAGGATTAGAAGCGATAAAGCTTTTGTATAATCGAAACTTTTTGGTCTTCTTTATCTCTTCCATACTTATCTGTATTCCACTTGCATTTTATTATCAGTACACCAACCCATTCCTGGCGGAAATTGGGGTTTCTAACCCTACCGGGAAAATGACAATCGGCCAGATTTCGGAGGTATTATTTATGCTTTTGCTACCGGTTTTCTTTAAGAGATTCGGGTTTAAATGGACTTTATTGGCAGGTATGATTGCATGGGCGGTGAGATATTTCCTTTTTGCTTATGGCAACGAAGGAGAACTGATGTTTATGCTATTGTTTGGTATTGCGTTGCACGGAATGTGTTATGATTTCTTCTTCGTATCCGGACAGATTTATACCGATTCTAAAGCAGGACCAAAAATTAAGAGCGCAGCTCAAGGCTTGATTACTTTAGCCACCTATGGTGTGGGGATGTTGATCGGCTTTTGGGTCGCAGGTAAGATTGCCGATAGTTATATCATAGAAGATGGATTACATAGCTGGCAAGATATCTGGATTTTCCCTGCATTATTTGCGATTGGGGTTATGATATTGTTTGCCGTATTTTTTAAGAACGAGAAAGTTGATTACGAAACTTCAGAAATAATAGAAAAAGTAAATGAGCCAAAAGATTAG
- a CDS encoding Sugar phosphate isomerase/epimerase — translation MKVQFKRRIFANLFILFLTISITSCKENSEKEEVTEVAVEEVAQVDPFFKLSLAEWSLHKAIMDKSMSPFAFAEKAKEYGFSGLEYVSQLYTPQIEKMGMQAVMDTLLAKSKEHGMTNVLIMVDGEGDLADPSVKVRDEAVEKHKKWVDAAQFLGCHAIRVNTFGSNEPKEWNKGVVDGLTKLSKYAATKNINVLVENHGWLSSDIPKLMAAINEVNMPNCGTLPDFGNFCIKRKEGERWGECEEEYADIYDGVKQMMTKAKAVSAKSYDFDDDGYETKLDYPRLMGIVKDAGYTGFVGVEYEGDRLSEEEGIMATKELLLKSVQDIEKN, via the coding sequence ATGAAAGTCCAATTTAAACGCAGGATTTTTGCGAATCTGTTTATTCTATTTTTAACAATTTCTATCACCTCTTGTAAGGAGAATTCTGAAAAAGAGGAAGTTACGGAAGTAGCGGTTGAAGAGGTTGCACAAGTCGATCCATTTTTCAAATTATCATTGGCCGAGTGGTCTTTGCACAAAGCTATTATGGATAAATCTATGAGTCCTTTCGCCTTTGCTGAAAAAGCTAAAGAATACGGATTTTCTGGATTAGAATACGTGAGCCAGCTCTACACCCCACAGATTGAAAAAATGGGAATGCAGGCTGTGATGGACACCTTATTGGCAAAAAGCAAGGAACATGGCATGACCAATGTCCTTATAATGGTAGATGGTGAAGGTGACCTTGCGGATCCGTCCGTAAAAGTTAGGGATGAAGCTGTAGAAAAGCATAAGAAATGGGTAGATGCTGCACAATTTCTTGGATGCCATGCAATTAGGGTGAATACTTTTGGTTCTAATGAGCCAAAAGAATGGAACAAAGGCGTTGTAGATGGATTGACCAAGCTTTCCAAATACGCAGCCACAAAAAATATAAATGTTTTGGTTGAAAATCACGGTTGGTTATCCTCTGATATTCCAAAGTTAATGGCGGCTATAAACGAAGTTAATATGCCAAATTGCGGGACACTACCCGATTTTGGAAATTTCTGTATAAAGCGTAAAGAAGGCGAGCGTTGGGGAGAATGTGAAGAAGAATATGCAGATATCTACGATGGTGTTAAGCAAATGATGACCAAAGCGAAAGCTGTTAGTGCCAAATCTTATGATTTTGATGATGACGGTTATGAAACAAAATTAGATTATCCAAGGCTTATGGGTATTGTAAAAGATGCCGGATATACAGGATTTGTTGGAGTAGAATATGAAGGAGATAGACTTAGTGAAGAGGAAGGAATTATGGCTACCAAAGAGCTTCTTCTTAAATCGGTACAAGACATCGAAAAAAACTAA
- a CDS encoding Choline dehydrogenase has product MIKLNQSGTDQEYDAIVVGTGISGGWAAKELCENGLKTLVLDRGRMVTHIEDYPTANLDPWDMPNGGAPSRETKERKFKQNRTGYTTAEGHQHFFVDDIKHPYNEVRRFDWMRGYHVGGRSLVWGRQSYRLSDIDFEANAKDGIAVDWPIRYAEIAPWYDKVEEYIGVSGTVENWPALPDGQFLKSMNYNCVEEDFKQKLSQNYKDRIVTMGRTAHITEGTKPGLGRSSCQYRDRCMRGCPYGAYFSSNSSTLPAADKTGNMTMRPFSIVHEIMYDKDKKRATGVRVIDAETKEVFEYKAKVVFLCASAIASAAILLQSKSERFPEGMGNDSGELGHNVMDHHFRVGANGVAPGFEDKYVKGRRANGIYIPRFRNLGGDSDQKDFIRGYGYQGGASRGGTSELVAELKYGPELKEAILKPGQWRMNLLAFGECLPDHSNKMTMDYEKTDEWGLPTVTFDADFGENEIAMRKDMQQQAAEMLESSGFKDINQYDDIGGMGLGIHEMGTARMGKDPKTSVLNKNNQLHDCPNVYVTDGAFMTSSACHNPSLGYMAFTARAANHAATELKKMNL; this is encoded by the coding sequence ATGATTAAATTAAATCAATCCGGAACCGACCAAGAGTACGATGCAATCGTAGTGGGAACTGGTATTTCGGGAGGATGGGCTGCCAAGGAATTGTGTGAAAATGGACTAAAAACCTTAGTTCTTGATCGCGGAAGAATGGTTACTCATATTGAAGACTACCCAACAGCAAATCTTGATCCGTGGGACATGCCAAATGGCGGAGCTCCCAGTAGAGAGACCAAAGAAAGAAAGTTTAAACAGAATCGAACCGGCTATACCACCGCAGAAGGGCATCAGCACTTTTTTGTTGACGATATAAAGCATCCTTATAACGAAGTAAGACGTTTTGATTGGATGCGGGGTTATCATGTAGGTGGACGTTCATTGGTGTGGGGGCGACAAAGTTACCGATTGAGCGATATCGATTTCGAGGCAAATGCCAAGGACGGGATTGCGGTAGACTGGCCTATAAGATATGCAGAAATTGCTCCTTGGTACGACAAGGTGGAAGAGTATATTGGTGTCAGTGGAACAGTTGAGAATTGGCCAGCTTTACCAGATGGACAATTCTTAAAGTCAATGAATTATAATTGTGTCGAAGAAGACTTTAAACAAAAACTTTCTCAAAATTATAAAGATAGAATTGTAACGATGGGCAGAACCGCCCATATTACAGAAGGAACCAAACCAGGGCTTGGCCGTTCTAGCTGTCAATATAGAGACCGCTGTATGAGAGGTTGTCCGTACGGAGCATACTTCAGTAGTAATTCTTCTACTTTACCAGCTGCAGATAAAACTGGTAACATGACCATGAGACCTTTTTCTATCGTACACGAAATTATGTACGACAAAGATAAAAAGCGTGCAACGGGTGTTAGGGTTATAGATGCGGAAACAAAAGAAGTTTTTGAATACAAAGCAAAGGTTGTTTTCTTATGTGCTTCGGCAATCGCCTCAGCAGCAATATTACTTCAATCTAAATCTGAAAGATTTCCTGAAGGAATGGGTAATGACAGTGGTGAATTAGGACATAATGTAATGGATCACCATTTTAGAGTCGGTGCAAACGGTGTTGCTCCTGGTTTTGAAGATAAATATGTAAAAGGTCGTAGGGCGAATGGAATTTACATCCCAAGATTTAGAAATCTTGGTGGTGATTCCGATCAAAAAGACTTCATAAGGGGCTATGGTTATCAAGGTGGAGCAAGTCGTGGTGGCACTTCAGAATTGGTAGCCGAATTAAAATACGGACCAGAGCTTAAAGAAGCTATATTAAAACCAGGTCAATGGAGAATGAACCTATTGGCTTTCGGAGAATGTCTGCCCGATCACAGCAATAAAATGACCATGGATTATGAGAAGACCGATGAATGGGGCTTGCCGACGGTGACATTTGATGCCGATTTCGGAGAAAATGAAATCGCCATGCGAAAGGACATGCAACAGCAGGCGGCGGAAATGCTTGAAAGTTCTGGATTTAAAGATATAAATCAATATGATGATATTGGAGGAATGGGCCTAGGAATTCATGAAATGGGAACTGCCAGAATGGGTAAAGATCCAAAAACTTCAGTTTTGAACAAGAACAATCAACTTCATGATTGTCCCAATGTATATGTAACTGACGGAGCTTTTATGACCTCTTCTGCCTGCCACAATCCATCATTGGGTTATATGGCCTTTACCGCAAGAGCCGCTAACCATGCAGCGACAGAATTAAAAAAGATGAATCTTTAA
- a CDS encoding Gluconate 2-dehydrogenase subunit 3, translating to MMNRREALRSIGLTTGFVVVSPSLLTLLQSCTTEKEHWQPTFLTTDEGIFLTRVVDIILPKTDDSPSATEVNVPEFIDKYMDQVLMEEEQAKQRKALSNLMTAIKKDYNENLDDISDEDYKKILDKYLLNRGEKDPQRDENPNNSDITDREFLGGIKYMTINAYRNSQQVGENVLVYDPVPAQYYCGDLQELTGGKSYSL from the coding sequence ATGATGAATAGAAGAGAAGCATTAAGGAGCATAGGATTAACAACAGGGTTTGTTGTTGTCTCTCCATCATTGTTAACGTTGTTACAAAGTTGTACAACAGAAAAAGAACACTGGCAGCCAACATTTTTAACAACTGACGAAGGTATATTCTTGACTCGTGTAGTTGATATTATCTTACCAAAAACAGATGATTCACCATCTGCAACGGAAGTTAACGTGCCAGAATTCATTGATAAATATATGGATCAAGTGTTAATGGAAGAAGAACAGGCCAAACAACGAAAAGCCCTTTCTAATCTAATGACTGCCATAAAGAAAGATTACAATGAAAATCTGGATGATATAAGTGATGAAGATTACAAAAAGATATTAGATAAATATCTACTTAATAGAGGTGAAAAAGACCCTCAAAGAGATGAAAATCCTAATAATAGTGACATCACAGATAGGGAATTCTTAGGCGGAATTAAGTATATGACCATAAATGCCTATAGAAATTCTCAACAAGTTGGAGAAAATGTATTGGTTTACGATCCAGTTCCGGCTCAATATTATTGCGGTGATCTGCAAGAATTGACTGGAGGAAAATCTTATTCTTTGTAG
- a CDS encoding azurin, giving the protein MKITKYVMLSLCSLFLLNCGGDEKKEEKENVKIQSNTPVEKKSDENMTNLVITGNDLMQYDKNELRAKAGEKVKLTLRHIGKLDKQVMGHNVVILMKSANPEDFAAAAATSKDNDYIPAAMQDQIIAHTKMIGGGQTDSVEFTAPTEPGEYEFLCSFPGHFQMMRGKFIVE; this is encoded by the coding sequence ATGAAAATCACTAAATATGTTATGCTTTCCTTATGCTCATTATTTCTTTTAAACTGTGGTGGTGATGAAAAGAAAGAGGAGAAAGAAAATGTAAAGATTCAATCTAATACCCCAGTCGAAAAGAAAAGCGACGAGAATATGACCAATCTGGTTATTACCGGAAATGATTTAATGCAGTATGATAAAAATGAACTTAGGGCAAAAGCTGGAGAGAAAGTTAAGTTGACCTTAAGACATATCGGAAAGCTAGATAAGCAGGTTATGGGACATAATGTGGTAATCTTAATGAAGTCGGCTAATCCAGAAGATTTCGCTGCTGCAGCTGCAACCTCGAAAGATAACGACTACATTCCAGCTGCAATGCAAGACCAAATCATCGCTCATACTAAAATGATCGGTGGTGGTCAAACAGATTCGGTTGAATTTACTGCTCCAACTGAGCCAGGTGAATATGAATTTTTATGCAGCTTCCCGGGTCACTTCCAAATGATGCGTGGTAAGTTTATTGTGGAGTAG
- a CDS encoding glyceraldehyde-3-phosphate dehydrogenase (NADP+) yields the protein MEIPEQYKIKSLLHQNNYLVGGELLEWKGDNSDVFSTISSTEKYQPTLLGSVPDLGEKEALQALDAASKAWDRGQGEWPTMKVESRIRCMEKFVTQMQTKREEIVKLLMWEIGKNLPDSQKEFDRTVEYIYDTIEAYKQIDRDSAKFEKHDGVYAHIRRGPLGVVLCLGPYNYPLNETFALLIPALIMGNTAIFKPAKYGVLLISPLMEAFQNSFPKGVVNVIFGRGRVVATPIMETGKVDVLALIGNSKSANALQEKHPKQNRLRLVLGLEAKNPAIVLEDADLDLTIDECLNGTLSFNGQRCTALKLLYVHDEIVDEFNKRFSKRVDQLKFGNPWEEGVKLTPLPETDKPEYIQQLIDDALSKGARILNDKGGQTTENFIFPAVLYPVTKDMRVFKEEQFGPVIPIVAFNDIEEPLDDMAESHYGQQVSLFGKDIKTLSPLIDTLVNLVCRVNLNSSCQRGPDVYPFTGRKDSAVATLSVHDALRSFSIRTFVASKDNEYNKKILNELLDSRKSNFISTDYIL from the coding sequence ATGGAAATACCAGAACAGTACAAAATCAAATCGCTTTTGCACCAGAACAACTATTTGGTAGGTGGCGAACTCTTAGAATGGAAAGGTGACAACAGCGACGTATTTTCTACAATTTCTTCAACCGAAAAATACCAGCCGACACTTTTAGGAAGTGTGCCAGACCTTGGGGAAAAGGAAGCTTTACAAGCTTTAGATGCAGCCAGCAAGGCATGGGATAGAGGACAGGGTGAATGGCCCACCATGAAAGTGGAATCTCGCATTAGGTGTATGGAAAAATTCGTTACCCAAATGCAGACCAAGCGGGAGGAAATCGTAAAACTTCTAATGTGGGAAATAGGAAAGAATCTGCCCGACTCTCAAAAGGAATTCGATAGAACGGTAGAATATATTTACGATACTATTGAAGCATACAAACAAATAGATAGAGATTCTGCCAAATTTGAAAAGCACGATGGGGTTTATGCTCATATTAGGAGGGGACCATTAGGTGTTGTGCTCTGTTTGGGACCTTATAACTATCCGCTTAACGAAACTTTTGCGCTTCTTATTCCGGCTTTAATAATGGGTAACACTGCAATTTTTAAGCCTGCGAAATATGGAGTTTTGTTGATTTCACCTCTTATGGAAGCTTTTCAAAATAGTTTTCCTAAAGGCGTTGTAAACGTAATTTTTGGTAGGGGTAGAGTTGTTGCAACCCCGATTATGGAAACCGGAAAAGTGGACGTTTTAGCCCTCATCGGTAATAGTAAGTCGGCGAATGCACTTCAAGAAAAACATCCTAAACAGAATCGTTTAAGACTGGTACTAGGATTAGAAGCTAAAAATCCTGCGATTGTTTTAGAAGACGCAGACTTAGATTTAACCATAGACGAATGTTTAAACGGAACACTCTCTTTCAACGGGCAAAGATGTACTGCTTTGAAGCTTTTGTATGTTCATGATGAAATAGTTGATGAATTCAACAAAAGATTTTCTAAACGGGTAGACCAATTAAAATTCGGCAATCCTTGGGAAGAAGGCGTAAAACTCACCCCATTGCCAGAGACCGACAAACCAGAATATATCCAACAATTAATCGACGATGCCTTATCTAAAGGCGCTCGAATCTTGAATGATAAAGGAGGACAAACAACTGAAAATTTTATTTTTCCGGCGGTGCTTTATCCAGTAACCAAGGATATGAGGGTCTTTAAAGAAGAACAGTTTGGGCCAGTAATTCCTATAGTTGCATTTAATGATATTGAAGAACCATTGGACGATATGGCGGAATCTCACTATGGTCAGCAGGTAAGTTTGTTTGGGAAGGATATAAAAACACTTTCACCATTGATAGATACCTTGGTAAATCTTGTCTGTAGAGTTAATCTTAACAGTTCCTGCCAAAGAGGGCCAGACGTATATCCGTTTACAGGAAGAAAGGATTCTGCCGTTGCCACGTTGAGTGTGCACGATGCGTTGAGGTCATTTTCTATTAGAACTTTTGTGGCCTCTAAGGATAATGAATACAACAAAAAAATATTGAATGAATTATTGGATTCTAGAAAATCTAATTTTATCAGTACGGATTATATTTTGTAA
- a CDS encoding L-threonine ammonia-lyase codes for MEVKTESTYYPKVSDVKVAAQRLKNVSIITPLTLNYTYSKCFKSNIYFKREDLQLVRSYKIRGAYNKMSTLTQDEKDNGIVCASAGNHAQGVALSCKLLKIKGKIYMPSPTPRQKIEQVNMFGEDYIEIILIGDTFDDAYHAAIFECERLNKTFIHPFNDKKVIEGQATIALEILKQIEKPIDYIFVPVGGGGLASGLSTVFKELSPKTKIIGVEPQGAPSMSNSIKLKRLVELKTIENFVDGAAVKRVGEINFPICQQHLDEMITIPEGKICQTILDLYNKDAIVVEPAGAMSIAALDMYADEIQGKNVVCVVSGSNNDITRTAEIKERALLFSNLKHYFIIKFPQRAGALREFVVDILGPTDDITHFEYTKKTNRENGAAVVGVELKSAADLEPLITKMKLHNFFQDYLNDKPDLFQFLI; via the coding sequence ATGGAAGTCAAGACCGAGTCGACATATTATCCAAAAGTTTCCGATGTTAAGGTAGCGGCGCAACGGTTGAAGAATGTTTCAATCATAACGCCATTGACCTTAAATTATACGTATTCAAAATGTTTTAAGAGTAATATCTATTTTAAACGGGAAGACCTTCAACTTGTCCGCAGCTATAAAATCCGTGGCGCATACAACAAGATGTCTACTCTTACCCAAGACGAAAAAGATAACGGAATTGTATGTGCCAGTGCTGGCAATCATGCACAAGGCGTGGCGCTTTCATGCAAGCTCTTAAAGATAAAAGGTAAAATATATATGCCTTCGCCAACGCCACGTCAAAAAATTGAACAGGTAAATATGTTTGGTGAAGATTATATCGAAATCATCTTGATTGGCGATACCTTCGACGATGCTTATCATGCTGCAATCTTTGAATGTGAAAGATTGAATAAAACTTTTATCCATCCTTTTAACGATAAAAAGGTAATTGAAGGTCAGGCGACCATCGCTTTAGAGATTTTAAAACAGATTGAAAAACCAATCGATTATATTTTTGTACCGGTTGGTGGTGGCGGTTTAGCTTCAGGATTATCCACTGTTTTTAAAGAATTGAGTCCAAAAACTAAAATCATTGGGGTAGAGCCACAAGGCGCGCCTTCAATGTCTAATTCTATAAAGCTTAAACGTTTGGTAGAATTAAAGACCATTGAAAATTTTGTGGATGGCGCAGCTGTAAAAAGGGTTGGTGAGATAAACTTTCCGATTTGCCAGCAACATTTGGACGAGATGATTACCATCCCTGAAGGTAAAATTTGCCAAACCATCCTTGATCTTTATAATAAAGATGCAATCGTTGTTGAGCCTGCAGGTGCGATGAGCATTGCAGCCTTAGACATGTATGCGGATGAAATTCAAGGAAAAAATGTAGTGTGTGTTGTGAGCGGTAGCAATAACGACATCACCCGTACCGCTGAAATTAAGGAACGGGCTTTGCTTTTTTCAAACTTAAAACATTACTTCATTATTAAATTTCCACAACGGGCGGGAGCTCTTCGGGAATTTGTGGTCGATATTTTGGGTCCTACCGACGATATCACCCACTTTGAATACACCAAGAAAACCAACAGAGAAAATGGTGCTGCAGTTGTTGGGGTCGAGTTAAAATCGGCTGCCGACCTAGAACCATTGATCACAAAAATGAAACTACATAATTTCTTTCAGGATTATCTTAATGATAAACCAGACTTGTTTCAATTTTTGATATAA